The following are from one region of the Dreissena polymorpha isolate Duluth1 chromosome 2, UMN_Dpol_1.0, whole genome shotgun sequence genome:
- the LOC127865733 gene encoding collagen alpha-1(II) chain-like — MTFNNISILLGILVCVHGQGTGVNERVTVQNLDPRGHGAAVPGINEVLDTMMSAGTGSASQGQATGGFVTDGISTAGGGFVTDMDIGRVVETPYPPVGSEGLAVGGISMEGGASSSTGGSGASRSRDRTGSISTETRFEPVSGTSGQLPRETRRDPARGSTSDPTRGGFGSSVRDSTRGSMNEPKRDPIRGSFGDPMRDHSRGSFGDPMRDPFRGSMGDPMRDPLRGSMGDPMRDSMRGPFGVSSREPIRDPMLDGMRGPPFDQVDRRVEPRDRIFSDPRDVRGGAGMLDDPFVGQRDPVFDPRLDSRDTRPASRDALLDSRDPRLDSRDLRLDSRDPRIDPRNTRLDSRDARVDPRDPRSMDPRGPTGMFDPRGGSTGIFDPRGGSTGMFDPRGGSTGMFDPRGFSGDVRGDMLRAPAFGGSRPIIFDEFGRPIYSDPMGSDPFRFRGNMSSGFDPRFTPSGFPMTEGGPGPFGMFEPRIPFGRRPFPYPPYPGGFGSPGFFGAPGGFFPYPTGPFGGMGPGFLPSGGGMGPSSLGGDGLRFRGDSFGGFSSGVGLPPRGFPPISGGSFPPISGGFPDPSGSPGGFMDLSGSSGGRIMDSGSMGGSSGGRFMDSGSLGGSSSGRFMDSGSLGGSSGGRFIDSGSIGGSSGGGFMDSGSVPLRGDFGGATPLGTDSGFSSSGSSFSRMDPGPRGVF, encoded by the exons ATGACTTTTAATAATATTTCCATTTTGCTCGGGATATTAGTATGTGTGCACGGGCAAGGCACGGGTGTTAACGAACGAGTGACGGTTCAAAACCTGGATCCCCGGGGGCATGGCGCGGCCGTTCCAGGAATCAATGAGGTGTTAGACACCATGATGTCTGCGGGAACTGGAAGTGCATCTCAAGGTCAAGCTACTGGAGGTTTCGTAACAGATGGAATTTCAACAGCAGGAGGCGGTTTCGTTACTGATATGGATATCGGTAGAGTCGTTGAAACACCATACCCACCCGTCGGAAGTGAAGGACTAGCTGTAGGCGGTATCTCAATGGAAGGGGGAGCTTCCAGTTCAACAGGAGGCTCAGGCGCCAGCCGTAGTAGAGACCGAACGGGAAGTATCAGCACAGAAACGAGATTCGAACCTGTGAGTGGAACAAGTGGGCAACTTCCAAGAGAAACACGCAGAGATCCAGCTCGGGGATCAACAAGCGATCCGACGCGAGGAGGTTTTGGTAGTTCTGTGCGCGATTCTACTCGTGGTTCCATGAATGAGCCCAAGCGTGATCCAATTAGAGGATCATTTGGTGATCCCATGCGCGATCATAGTAGGGGATCCTTTGGTGATCCTATGCGCGATCCGTTTAGGGGTTCTATGGGTGATCCTATGCGCGATCCTTTGAGGGGATCTATGGGTGATCCGATGCGCGATTCAATGCGAGGACCATTTGGCGTATCAAGCCGGGAGCCAATTAGGGATCCAATGCTGGATGGAATGCGAGGACCACCGTTCGATCAAGTCGACAGGAGAGTCGAGCCGCGCGACCGAATATTCAGCGATCCCCGCGATGTGCGAGGTGGGGCCGGTATGTTGGATGATCCCTTTGTCGGACAGAGGGATCCCGTATTTGATCCTCGCCTTGATTCCAGAGATACGCGTCCTGCTTCCAGAGATGCTCTTCTTGATTCCAGAGACCCGCGCCTTGATTCCAGGGACCTGCGCCTAGATTCCAGGGACCCGCGCATTGATCCCAGAAATACGCGCCTCGATTCTAGAGATGCTCGTGTTGATCCAAGGGACCCGCGATCAATGGATCCTCGTGGTCCGACCGGTATGTTCGATCCAAGGGGTGGTTCGACCGGTATATTCGATCCAAGGGGTGGTTCGACCGGTATGTTTGATCCAAGGGGTGGTTCGACCGGTATGTTCGATCCAAGAGGCTTCTCTGGAGATGTAAGAGGCGACATGCTGCGGGCACCTGCATTTGGCGGCTCGAGGCCGATCATATTTGACGAGTTTGGAAGACCGATCTACTCGGATCCTATGGGAAGCGATCCGTTCCGTTTCCGAGGAAACATGAGTTCCGGTTTCGATCCGCGTTTCACACCATCAGGATTCCCAATGACCGAGGGTGGCCCTGGCCCGTTCGGCATGTTCGAACCCAGAATTCCCTTTGGGCGAAGAC CATTCCCATATCCGCCTTACCCGGGCGGCTTTGGTAGCCCCGGGTTCTTTGGCGCACCAGGCGGCTTCTTCCCGTACCCGACCGGACCGTTTGGGGGCATGGGACCGGGTTTCTTACCCAGCGGTGGAGGTATGGGACCCTCGTCGCTAGGTGGTGATGGCCTCCGGTTCAGAGGCGATTCGTTTGGCGGATTTTCTTCCGGCGTAGGTTTACCACCTCGAGGTTTTCCACCCATTTCTGGCGGAAGTTTCCCACCTATTTCCGGCGGATTTCCCGATCCCTCTGGATCCCCCGGCGGATTTATGGATCTGAGCGGAAGTTCCGGTGGACGCATAATGGATTCAGGAAGCATGGGCGGAAGTTCTGGTGGCCGCTTTATGGATTCAGGAAGCCTTGGAGGAAGTTCCAGTGGACGCTTTATGGATTCAGGAAGCCTGGGCGGAAGTTCCGGTGGACGTTTTATAGACTCAGGAAGCATCGGCGGAAGTTCCGGTGGAGGCTTTATGGATTCAGGAAGCGTTCCGTTACGTGGAGATTTCGGCGGTGCCACTCCCTTGGGAACGGATTCCGGATTCTCCAGCTCCGGTTCCAGCTTTAGCAGAA TGGACCCCGGCCCGAGAGGCGTTTTCTAA